In Papio anubis isolate 15944 chromosome 17, Panubis1.0, whole genome shotgun sequence, the following are encoded in one genomic region:
- the WIPI1 gene encoding WD repeat domain phosphoinositide-interacting protein 1 isoform X2 — translation MNVYHFKKGTEICNYSYSSNILSIRLNRQRLLVCLEESIYIHNIKDMKLLKTLLDIPANPTGLCALSINHSNSYLAYPGSLTSGEIVLYDGNSLKTVCTIAAHEGTLAAIAFNASGSKLASASEKGTVIRVFSVPDGQKLYEFRRGMKRYVTISSLVFSMDSQFLCASSNTETVHIFKLEQVTNSRPEETSTWSGYMGKMFMAATNYLPTQVSDMMHQDRAFATARLNFSGQRNICTLSTIQKLPRLLVASSNGHLYIYNLDPQDGGECVLIKTHSLLGSGTTEENKENDLRPSLPQSYAATVARPSASSASTVPGYSEDGGALRGEVIPEHEFATGPVCLDDENEFPPIILCRGNQKGKTKQS, via the exons AGGCTGCTGGTTTGCCTAGAAGAGTCCATTTATATTCACAACATTAAAGACATGAAGCTGTTGAAGACCCTCCTGGATATTCCTGCAAACCCAACAG GTCTATGTGCTCTCTCTATCAACCATTCCAATTCTTACTTGGCCTATCCTGGAAGCCTGACTTCAGGGGAGATTGTGCTTTATGATGGAAACTCCCTG AAAACAGTCTGCACTATTGCTGCCCATGAGGGGACACTGGCTGCCATCGCCTTCAATGCCTCGGGCTCCAAACTAGCAAGTGCGTCTGAAAAA GGCACAGTCATCCGGGTGTTCTCTGTCCCTGACGGGCAAAAGCTCTATGAGTTCCGGAGAGGGATGAAAAG GTATGTGACAATCAGCTCTCTAGTGTTCAGTATGGACTCACAATTCCTCTGCGCCTCCAGTAACACCGAGACGGTACACATCTTCAAGCTGGAGCAGGTCACCAACAG TCGACCAGAAGAGACTTCGACCTGGAGTGGCTACATGGGAAAGATGTTCATGGCTGCTACCAACTACCTCCCAACCCAGGTGTCCGACATGATGCATCAGGACCGGGCCTTTGCCACCGCACGCTTGAACTTCTCCGGGCAGAGGAACATCTGTACCCTCTCAAC GATCCAGAAGTTGCCACGGCTGCTAGTTGCATCATCCAATGGACACCTTTATATCTACAATTTGGATCCTCAGGATGGAGGAGAGTGTGTCTTAATCAAAACCCACAG CTTGCTTGGCTCAGGAACAacagaagagaataaagaaaacgACCTCAGACCTTCCTTACCTCAGTCTTATGCAGCAACCGTAGCCAGACCAAGTGCATCTTCAGCCTCCACGGTGCCAG GTTATTCCGAGGACGGCGGGGCGCTGCGAGGAGAAGTTATTCCTGAACATGAGTTTGCGACGGGACCAGTGTGTCTTGATGATGAGAATGAGTTTCCTCCT ATAATCTTGTGCCGTGGAAATCAGAAGGGCAAAACGAAGCAGTCATGA